The following coding sequences are from one Lycium ferocissimum isolate CSIRO_LF1 chromosome 3, AGI_CSIRO_Lferr_CH_V1, whole genome shotgun sequence window:
- the LOC132050048 gene encoding uncharacterized protein LOC132050048 isoform X5 yields MEDPSLKNETFLAVAERYLEENGSDALEKLIADKSKDYSSNHHAEKIKPTDTSDEAGKLTPNQEYPIQIEKKTTGVQVKEMTVPAEAEEIKLPGIIFSKQVPTEWTCAVCQVTTTSEQNLKSHLNGRKHKAKCEGVKTCKQTAKVKEAHLLQQILICLIMRKSNTKLQHDQSTLLMKQLSPNRSRKQRFQQMPRRLNSQKLIP; encoded by the exons ATGGAGGATCCATCTCTCAAGAATGAAACATTTCTGGCTGTGGCAGAGAGGTATCTTGAAGAAAATGGTTCTGATGCTCTGGAGAAACTTATTGCAGACAAG TCCAAGGATTATAGTTCGAATCATCATGCAGAAAAGATCAAGCCTACTGATACTAGTGATGAAGCAGGAAAGCTTACCCCCAACCAG GAATATCCGATTCAGATTGAGAAGAAAACGACAGGAGTGCAGGTCAAGGAAATGACAGTTCCAGCAGAGGCTGAAGAGATTAAACTTCCAGGGATTATATTTTCAAAGCAAGTTCCAACAGAGTGGACTTGTGCAGTATGCCAAGTGACGACCACCTCAGAGCAAAACTTGAAGTCCCATCTTAATGGAAGGAAACATAAAGCAAAGTGTGAAGGGGTGAAAACTTGCAAGCAAACGGCCAAAGTGAAGGAAGCTCACCTGTTACAACAAATTCTAATCTGCTTAATCATGAGAAAGTCAAACACGAAGCTGCAGCACGATCAGAGCACATTGCTAATGAAGCAGCTGAGCCCAAACAG ATCAAGGAAACAGCGCTTCCAGCAGATGCCGAGGAGATTAAACTCCCAGAAACTAATTCCGTAA
- the LOC132050048 gene encoding uncharacterized protein LOC132050048 isoform X6, with translation MEDPSLKNETFLAVAERYLEENGSDALEKLIADKDYSSNHHAEKIKPTDTSDEAGKLTPNQEYPIQIEKKTTGVQVKEMTVPAEAEEIKLPGIIFSKQVPTEWTCAVCQVTTTSEQNLKSHLNGRKHKAKCEGVKTCKQTAKVKEAHLLQQILICLIMRKSNTKLQHDQSTLLMKQLSPNRSRKQRFQQMPRRLNSQKLIP, from the exons ATGGAGGATCCATCTCTCAAGAATGAAACATTTCTGGCTGTGGCAGAGAGGTATCTTGAAGAAAATGGTTCTGATGCTCTGGAGAAACTTATTGCAGACAAG GATTATAGTTCGAATCATCATGCAGAAAAGATCAAGCCTACTGATACTAGTGATGAAGCAGGAAAGCTTACCCCCAACCAG GAATATCCGATTCAGATTGAGAAGAAAACGACAGGAGTGCAGGTCAAGGAAATGACAGTTCCAGCAGAGGCTGAAGAGATTAAACTTCCAGGGATTATATTTTCAAAGCAAGTTCCAACAGAGTGGACTTGTGCAGTATGCCAAGTGACGACCACCTCAGAGCAAAACTTGAAGTCCCATCTTAATGGAAGGAAACATAAAGCAAAGTGTGAAGGGGTGAAAACTTGCAAGCAAACGGCCAAAGTGAAGGAAGCTCACCTGTTACAACAAATTCTAATCTGCTTAATCATGAGAAAGTCAAACACGAAGCTGCAGCACGATCAGAGCACATTGCTAATGAAGCAGCTGAGCCCAAACAG ATCAAGGAAACAGCGCTTCCAGCAGATGCCGAGGAGATTAAACTCCCAGAAACTAATTCCGTAA